Proteins from a single region of Aerococcus viridans:
- a CDS encoding L7Ae/L30e/S12e/Gadd45 family ribosomal protein, whose protein sequence is MNNNKLNLLGLAQAAGKIVSGTETVMKTIQQETAVLVVMATDVSEQTKKNIENKCAFYEVEYVQMFTTEEISIALGKKRSIVAFLDRGFVKSFKK, encoded by the coding sequence ATGAACAATAACAAGTTGAATTTGTTAGGTTTGGCGCAAGCAGCGGGTAAAATCGTTTCAGGTACTGAAACCGTCATGAAAACTATCCAGCAAGAGACGGCTGTTTTAGTGGTCATGGCTACTGATGTCAGCGAACAAACCAAAAAGAACATAGAGAATAAATGTGCTTTTTATGAAGTGGAATATGTTCAGATGTTTACAACTGAAGAAATTTCAATTGCCTTAGGTAAAAAGAGATCGATAGTCGCTTTCTTAGACCGCGGGTTTGTGAAAAGCTTTAAAAAATAA
- the rnpM gene encoding RNase P modulator RnpM, with amino-acid sequence MKQRKIPMRKCVVTNEMFPKKELIRIVRNPEGVVEIDPTGKKNGRGAYVSLDPEVVQKAWDKHMLDRHLNVSIPDDFYSELKAYVAHQKARKELFENEQ; translated from the coding sequence ATGAAACAACGAAAAATTCCTATGCGAAAATGTGTTGTGACAAATGAAATGTTTCCTAAAAAAGAATTAATTAGAATTGTTCGTAATCCTGAAGGTGTCGTTGAAATTGACCCGACAGGTAAGAAAAATGGGCGCGGTGCATATGTATCCCTGGATCCTGAAGTTGTACAAAAGGCTTGGGACAAACACATGCTAGATAGACACTTAAATGTATCCATTCCGGATGATTTTTATAGTGAATTGAAAGCTTATGTAGCCCATCAAAAAGCCAGAAAAGAGCTTTTTGAAAATGAACAATAA
- the nusA gene encoding transcription termination factor NusA: protein MSKEMLRAFEALEDEKGISKEVILEALEAALVSAYKRNYQQAQNVEVNFDAKKGVIKVFAVKEVVDLVMDSQLEVSLQDAHDLNNAYEIGDKIKFEVTPKDFGRIAAQTAKQVIMQRVREAERSITYNEYIDYEDDILTGIVERQDRRYVYVSLGKIEAVIPPEGQIPNETFQPHERVQVYVERVENTTKGPQVYVSRSHPSLLKRLFEQEVPEIFDGTVEIKAIAREAGDRSKVAVVSNDANIDAVGTCVGPRGSRVQRIVDELKGENMDIVQWSDDMATFISNALNPADVLSVHFVPGETSCVVVVPENHLSLAIGKRGQNARLAAKLTNHKIDIKSEADFEAYIQTEEYAERFAEKVLVDEDVDPILAGDIESAEEYEAVTEGSTSIDEEDLLAMDDLEEGNVGPEAIEDQIDDVEGEDNDIIDDEELIGEEDLDQQERLNQEG, encoded by the coding sequence ATGAGTAAAGAAATGTTAAGAGCCTTCGAAGCGCTTGAAGATGAAAAGGGCATTTCAAAAGAAGTCATTTTGGAAGCTTTAGAAGCTGCTTTAGTATCAGCTTACAAACGTAACTACCAACAAGCGCAAAACGTTGAAGTAAACTTCGATGCTAAAAAAGGTGTTATCAAAGTCTTTGCGGTAAAAGAAGTAGTTGACTTGGTTATGGATTCACAACTTGAAGTATCTCTTCAAGATGCCCATGATTTAAACAACGCTTACGAAATTGGTGACAAAATCAAATTTGAAGTAACACCAAAAGACTTTGGTCGTATTGCTGCTCAAACAGCAAAACAAGTAATCATGCAACGTGTGCGTGAAGCAGAACGTTCAATTACCTATAACGAGTACATTGACTACGAAGATGACATTTTGACAGGTATTGTTGAGCGTCAAGACCGTCGTTATGTATATGTTAGCTTAGGTAAAATCGAAGCTGTTATCCCACCTGAAGGTCAAATTCCAAATGAAACCTTCCAACCACACGAGCGTGTACAAGTTTACGTAGAACGTGTTGAGAATACGACTAAAGGGCCACAAGTCTATGTTTCTCGTAGCCACCCAAGTCTATTGAAACGTCTATTTGAACAAGAAGTACCTGAGATTTTCGACGGTACTGTTGAAATTAAAGCCATCGCCCGTGAAGCTGGTGACCGTTCTAAAGTAGCGGTTGTTTCTAACGACGCGAACATCGATGCAGTAGGTACTTGTGTTGGACCTCGCGGTTCACGTGTACAACGTATTGTAGACGAATTAAAAGGCGAAAACATGGATATCGTTCAATGGTCAGACGACATGGCAACCTTTATTTCAAATGCCTTAAACCCAGCCGATGTATTATCTGTACACTTTGTACCAGGTGAAACGTCATGTGTGGTTGTCGTACCAGAAAACCACTTGTCATTAGCTATTGGTAAACGTGGCCAAAATGCGCGTTTAGCAGCTAAATTAACAAACCACAAGATTGATATCAAATCTGAAGCTGACTTTGAAGCGTATATACAAACAGAAGAGTATGCAGAACGTTTTGCTGAAAAAGTATTAGTCGACGAAGACGTTGATCCAATTCTAGCTGGAGATATTGAATCTGCTGAAGAATATGAAGCAGTTACAGAAGGATCAACTTCAATTGATGAAGAAGATTTATTAGCCATGGATGACCTTGAAGAAGGTAATGTTGGTCCAGAAGCAATTGAAGATCAAATTGATGATGTTGAAGGCGAAGACAACGATATTATTGATGATGAAGAATTAATTGGTGAAGAAGATTTAGACCAACAAGAGCGTTTAAACCAAGAAGGCTAA
- the rimP gene encoding ribosome maturation factor RimP, with product MAKVTDQMQEIVQPIIEDLGFILFDIEFVKEGKSWFLRIYVDKPGGGIAIEDCVTVSEHISEAVDQLETDPIPQAYYLEVSSPGAERPLKNDDDVQAAIGEWVFLSFYQAIDGQKNIQGRLLSVSDDAYEVETKDKTRKVAVTVEKSNVSLIRLAIEF from the coding sequence ATGGCTAAAGTAACAGACCAAATGCAAGAAATCGTTCAACCAATAATCGAAGACTTAGGCTTTATATTGTTTGATATCGAATTTGTTAAAGAAGGGAAATCTTGGTTCCTAAGAATTTACGTGGATAAACCAGGTGGTGGCATCGCAATAGAGGATTGTGTCACAGTTAGTGAACATATTTCTGAAGCTGTTGATCAATTAGAAACAGACCCAATCCCACAAGCTTATTACCTTGAAGTATCTTCTCCAGGTGCAGAACGTCCATTGAAAAATGATGACGATGTGCAAGCTGCAATCGGTGAATGGGTATTCTTGTCATTCTATCAAGCCATTGATGGTCAAAAAAATATTCAAGGCCGTCTACTTTCTGTATCAGATGATGCATATGAAGTTGAAACAAAAGACAAAACACGTAAAGTGGCAGTCACTGTAGAAAAATCAAATGTATCGTTAATCAGATTAGCCATTGAATTTTAA
- a CDS encoding P-II family nitrogen regulator → MTVESVAFFAIVNHGIGQKVLKTAKEHGTGGGTLVLCDGTISNKFLNLMGLDESKKELMITLAPKEFESDIHEKITEKMKLDKKGLGILFSADTSSVCGSRLFNRTFEEKGENMSEYQLLVSIVDRDSGDDVVAAARKEGAKGATILHGRGTGTTEISKLFNIEIQPEKEIVLLVVESEKVNPVSESIRTAMDLDQPGSGVVFSIPVNQVTGLVQNL, encoded by the coding sequence ATGACTGTAGAATCAGTGGCGTTTTTCGCTATTGTAAACCATGGTATTGGGCAAAAAGTACTTAAAACTGCCAAAGAGCATGGAACCGGTGGTGGCACCTTAGTCCTTTGTGATGGCACCATTTCTAATAAATTTCTTAACTTAATGGGTCTTGATGAATCTAAGAAAGAATTGATGATTACATTAGCTCCTAAGGAATTTGAAAGTGACATTCACGAAAAAATCACTGAGAAAATGAAATTAGACAAGAAAGGCTTGGGTATCCTGTTCTCAGCAGATACATCAAGCGTTTGTGGTAGTCGTTTATTTAATCGGACATTTGAAGAAAAAGGTGAAAATATGAGTGAGTATCAACTGTTAGTATCAATTGTCGACCGCGATTCAGGGGATGATGTTGTTGCAGCTGCCCGTAAAGAAGGCGCTAAAGGTGCAACCATTCTTCACGGTCGTGGAACAGGGACCACTGAAATCTCTAAACTATTCAATATTGAAATTCAACCAGAAAAAGAAATCGTTCTGTTAGTAGTCGAATCTGAAAAAGTCAATCCAGTATCTGAAAGCATTCGTACCGCCATGGACTTAGATCAACCTGGTAGCGGTGTTGTCTTTTCAATTCCAGTTAACCAAGTTACAGGTTTGGTTCAGAACTTGTAA
- a CDS encoding DUF1538 domain-containing protein has protein sequence MQLLLDKFKEVISSVLPIVILVFALAFTLVDVPGDMMARFAIGSILLTIGLTIFLFGVDIGMTPIGNYLGDSIIRSSSHLIVLLLTFFIGFSITVAEPDLLILGQQISDATGGVLGSQTIVFVVSIGVGVMIALGVYRVMKDVALKWFFLAVYAVIILLSIFADSTFLAMSFDASGATTGALTTPFVLALGTSVSAKKGGKGAEDDSFGLVGAMSTGPILAVLIMSLIQSSTFESSDEAYQYTEGIIHPFIANIGHTVQESVVSLIPILILFAIVIYFYRRINKGELRRIAVGVVYVLIGLTFFLIGVNQGFMDMGRYLATELATNHEPLVLWIGLVMGLVVVLAEPAVHILGDQVEDVTGGHIPNKLLLFSLSIGVGLAVMMSMLRIMVPGVELWHFLLPGFGLSILLSFYVPNLFTGIAFDAGGVASGPMTATFILAFAQGVADTLPQADVLVDGFGIIAMVAMTPVLMVQILGLIYKLRVKNNKAIGE, from the coding sequence ATGCAGTTATTGCTAGATAAGTTTAAAGAAGTGATATCTTCTGTCTTACCTATCGTCATCCTTGTATTCGCCCTAGCATTTACCCTGGTTGATGTGCCAGGAGATATGATGGCGAGATTCGCAATTGGTTCAATCCTATTAACAATAGGACTGACCATCTTCCTATTCGGGGTAGATATTGGTATGACGCCAATTGGGAATTATTTAGGTGATTCGATTATTCGATCAAGTTCCCATTTAATCGTACTATTATTAACATTCTTTATAGGGTTTTCGATTACCGTAGCCGAACCAGACCTATTAATTTTGGGCCAACAAATTTCTGATGCAACAGGTGGCGTGTTAGGGTCACAAACCATTGTTTTCGTTGTATCAATAGGTGTGGGGGTTATGATCGCCCTTGGTGTTTACCGGGTAATGAAAGATGTCGCATTGAAGTGGTTCTTCCTAGCCGTTTATGCGGTCATTATCTTATTATCAATTTTCGCAGATTCTACCTTCCTAGCGATGTCATTTGATGCCTCAGGTGCAACGACCGGTGCCTTAACTACACCATTTGTATTGGCCTTAGGCACCAGTGTTTCTGCTAAAAAAGGTGGTAAAGGGGCAGAGGACGATTCCTTTGGTTTAGTAGGTGCTATGTCAACTGGGCCCATTTTAGCCGTATTGATCATGTCACTGATTCAATCATCTACCTTCGAAAGTTCAGATGAAGCTTACCAATATACTGAAGGGATTATCCATCCGTTCATCGCAAATATTGGTCATACTGTTCAAGAATCAGTAGTTTCACTTATTCCAATTTTAATCCTATTCGCAATTGTGATTTATTTTTATAGAAGAATCAATAAAGGTGAATTACGCCGTATTGCTGTTGGGGTTGTCTATGTCTTGATTGGTTTAACTTTCTTCCTTATTGGGGTTAACCAAGGGTTTATGGATATGGGTCGTTACTTAGCGACTGAATTAGCCACTAACCATGAACCGTTAGTTCTATGGATTGGTCTTGTAATGGGACTAGTAGTTGTATTAGCTGAACCAGCTGTACACATACTTGGAGACCAAGTTGAAGACGTAACTGGTGGACATATCCCTAATAAGTTGTTATTATTCTCCTTGTCGATTGGTGTAGGTTTAGCTGTAATGATGTCAATGCTTCGTATTATGGTACCAGGCGTTGAATTGTGGCACTTCCTATTGCCAGGATTTGGTTTATCAATCTTATTAAGCTTTTACGTACCCAACCTGTTTACAGGTATCGCCTTCGATGCTGGTGGGGTAGCATCTGGTCCGATGACAGCGACATTTATCTTGGCCTTTGCTCAAGGTGTAGCCGATACGTTACCGCAAGCAGATGTATTAGTAGATGGTTTCGGTATCATCGCAATGGTGGCAATGACCCCAGTGTTGATGGTTCAAATCCTAGGTTTAATCTATAAATTACGCGTTAAAAACAATAAAGCAATTGGTGAATAA
- a CDS encoding PolC-type DNA polymerase III → MSESKEALFQALLGQINWTEENAAIQNGWLENVVVHTKSRLWQFKIGLPTRLDAATFLTFEEYLKKGFDHVGAVDFSIEVADQSQPANQDVLDYWPIIVKRSGISNGIAKATFQGQLPTFENNRYYIRVDNHPLKQIIQENYLEVIKQNYQMVGFPKVPFEIIIDDETAKDRRDVFMERANELAEQQQEMAKKAAEKQKEMAAAGNNAQAIKVDKIQLGKHIPVDDKLRAMNTYVEEQRFVSMEGVVFDVEVKILKTGRRILNAKISDYSSAFLIQMFSRTDEDIAIFEAIRKGMWLRVRGDLQMDDRFARDLVLNVRDLEQITKTKRQDNADKKRVELHVHTNMSMLDATNSISDFTNQAKDWGHTAIAVTDHATLQAYPEASGAAKSTGLKMIYGVEANIVDDGVPIAYNPDHIELKEATYVVFDVETTGLSAIYDNIIELAAVKMQNGNVIDTFEEFINPGRPLSATIIDLTGITDAMLANTRTEKEVITDFREWVGDAIFVAHNASFDMGFINTAYNRHGFDKSHNAVIDTLEMSRFLHPNLKSHRLNTLAKRYNVALEQHHRAVYDAETTGALAWIFIKEAAADHEIFYHDELNKDIGKGDAYKQGRPFHAILLAKNQTGLKDLFKLVSASNIDYYYRVPRIPRSLLSSHRENLLVGSACAGGEVFEALMQKGKVEAEQKAGFYDYLELQPKAVYKPLILDELIQDEATLEKIMKDMLEIGESVNKPVVATGDVHYLNEEDKLYREILINSIKSNRTKNFPEAHFRSTEEMLQEFAFLGEETAYQIVVENSNAIADSIEFVEPLKDKLYTPTIEGAEQELTDMSFEKAHEIYGKELPEIVEARLDKELKSIISNGFSVIYLISQKLVKKSNDDGYIVGSRGSVGSSFVATMSGITEVNPLAPHYVCPNCHYSHFFTDGSVGSGFDLPDKPCPECGTNLDKDGQDIPFETFLGFKGDKVPDIDLNFSGEYQARAHAYTKVLFGDDHVFRAGTIGTVADKTAFGYVLGYDQDKNLNLRKTEKEFLAKGATGVKRTTGQHPGGIIVIPENMDVYDFTPIQFPADDVESEWKTTHFDFHSIHDNVLKLDILGHDDPTMIRKLQDLSGINPTEIPIDDPEVYELFNGTEVLGVTKEQIYSNTGTLGIPEFGTRFTRQMLEATKPSTFAELLQISGLSHGTDVWLGNAEVLVREKGLPLSEVIGCRDDIMVYLIHRGLPESDAFQIMEKVRKGKGLSDEHKAIMREYDVPEWYMDSCEKIKYMFPKAHAAAYVLNAMRVAWFKVKHPIWYYCAYLSVRASDFDLVSMSNGKESTKAKINEINAKGMEASTKEKQLLTVLEIVNEMWERGFTLKMVDINKSHATEFIIEEDNTLIAPFRAIDGLGTNVAKSIVAAREESPFLSKEDLQTRGKVSKSLIEYMTENHVLDGLPDQNQLSLFDF, encoded by the coding sequence ATGTCAGAATCTAAAGAAGCCTTATTCCAGGCCCTACTAGGACAAATTAATTGGACAGAAGAAAACGCGGCTATCCAGAACGGCTGGTTAGAGAACGTTGTGGTCCACACAAAATCTCGGTTATGGCAGTTTAAAATTGGCCTACCAACACGATTAGATGCCGCCACTTTCTTAACCTTTGAAGAATACCTGAAAAAGGGATTCGACCATGTTGGGGCAGTAGATTTTTCAATTGAGGTCGCTGACCAAAGTCAACCAGCTAATCAAGATGTCTTGGATTACTGGCCAATCATTGTCAAACGGTCAGGCATTTCAAACGGGATTGCCAAAGCCACTTTCCAAGGACAATTACCCACATTTGAAAACAACCGGTATTACATTCGGGTCGACAATCATCCTTTAAAACAAATTATCCAAGAAAACTATCTTGAAGTGATCAAGCAAAATTACCAAATGGTCGGCTTTCCAAAAGTGCCATTTGAAATTATCATTGACGATGAAACGGCAAAAGACCGGCGCGATGTCTTTATGGAACGGGCTAATGAATTAGCTGAGCAACAGCAAGAAATGGCAAAAAAAGCAGCTGAAAAACAGAAAGAGATGGCTGCTGCTGGTAATAATGCCCAAGCAATTAAGGTAGATAAAATTCAATTAGGGAAACATATCCCGGTAGATGATAAATTGAGAGCCATGAATACTTACGTTGAAGAGCAACGGTTTGTATCCATGGAAGGTGTCGTTTTCGATGTGGAGGTCAAGATTTTAAAAACTGGCCGCCGAATTTTAAACGCTAAGATTTCAGATTATAGCTCAGCATTCTTGATTCAAATGTTCTCTAGAACTGACGAAGATATCGCCATTTTTGAAGCGATACGCAAAGGCATGTGGTTACGGGTCCGCGGTGATTTGCAAATGGATGACCGTTTTGCCCGTGACTTAGTCCTAAATGTTCGCGACTTGGAGCAAATTACCAAGACAAAACGCCAAGATAACGCTGACAAGAAGCGGGTTGAATTACATGTTCACACCAATATGTCTATGTTGGATGCGACCAATTCAATTTCCGATTTCACCAATCAAGCTAAAGATTGGGGCCATACTGCTATTGCGGTCACTGACCATGCAACCCTGCAAGCTTATCCAGAAGCATCAGGGGCGGCTAAATCCACTGGTTTGAAAATGATTTACGGTGTTGAAGCGAATATCGTCGATGACGGAGTCCCTATCGCCTACAATCCGGACCATATCGAATTAAAAGAAGCAACCTATGTCGTGTTCGATGTGGAGACTACTGGATTATCAGCTATTTATGATAATATTATCGAATTAGCGGCCGTTAAAATGCAGAACGGTAATGTGATTGACACTTTTGAAGAGTTTATTAATCCAGGACGGCCACTTTCAGCAACGATTATTGATTTAACAGGGATCACTGACGCCATGTTAGCCAATACCCGGACTGAAAAAGAAGTGATTACGGACTTTAGAGAATGGGTTGGGGACGCTATTTTCGTGGCCCATAATGCCAGTTTTGACATGGGCTTTATTAATACCGCCTACAACCGACATGGTTTTGACAAGTCCCATAACGCCGTGATTGATACCTTAGAAATGTCTCGTTTCTTACATCCAAACCTAAAATCGCATCGTTTGAACACCTTGGCCAAACGCTACAATGTGGCCCTAGAGCAGCATCACCGGGCCGTATATGATGCGGAAACCACAGGGGCCTTAGCCTGGATTTTCATCAAAGAAGCAGCCGCTGACCATGAGATTTTCTACCATGACGAGTTGAATAAAGACATTGGTAAAGGGGACGCCTACAAGCAAGGTCGACCATTCCATGCTATTTTGCTAGCTAAAAACCAAACAGGGTTAAAAGACCTATTCAAATTGGTTTCTGCGTCAAATATCGACTATTACTACCGAGTACCTCGAATTCCTCGGTCACTCTTATCTAGTCACCGAGAAAATTTGTTGGTCGGTTCAGCCTGTGCAGGCGGTGAAGTATTTGAAGCTTTAATGCAAAAAGGGAAAGTCGAAGCAGAGCAAAAAGCTGGTTTCTACGACTACTTGGAACTCCAACCAAAAGCAGTTTACAAACCTTTGATCTTAGATGAATTGATTCAAGACGAAGCGACGCTTGAAAAAATCATGAAAGATATGCTTGAAATTGGGGAATCGGTCAACAAACCTGTTGTTGCAACAGGAGATGTCCATTACCTAAATGAAGAGGATAAATTGTACCGGGAAATTTTAATTAATTCGATCAAATCTAACCGGACCAAAAACTTTCCAGAAGCCCATTTCCGCTCAACTGAAGAAATGTTGCAAGAATTTGCCTTCCTAGGTGAGGAAACGGCATACCAAATTGTCGTTGAAAATTCCAATGCCATTGCAGACAGCATTGAGTTTGTGGAACCTTTGAAAGACAAATTGTATACACCAACTATTGAAGGGGCCGAACAAGAACTGACAGATATGTCATTTGAAAAGGCCCATGAAATCTACGGAAAAGAACTACCAGAAATCGTTGAAGCCCGCTTAGATAAAGAATTGAAATCCATTATTTCCAATGGGTTCTCCGTTATCTATCTGATTTCGCAAAAACTGGTGAAAAAATCAAATGACGACGGCTATATCGTAGGTTCCCGTGGATCAGTTGGTTCCTCATTTGTAGCGACCATGTCAGGGATTACCGAAGTAAACCCGTTGGCGCCGCATTATGTGTGCCCGAATTGCCATTACAGTCATTTCTTTACAGATGGCTCAGTTGGTTCAGGATTCGACTTACCGGATAAACCCTGTCCTGAATGTGGGACAAATCTAGATAAAGACGGGCAAGATATTCCATTTGAAACCTTCCTAGGATTTAAAGGGGACAAGGTGCCCGATATCGATTTGAACTTCTCCGGTGAATACCAAGCGCGTGCCCATGCCTATACCAAAGTCCTTTTCGGTGACGACCACGTTTTCCGGGCCGGAACAATTGGTACGGTAGCAGATAAAACAGCCTTCGGATACGTATTAGGTTACGACCAAGACAAGAATTTAAACTTGCGTAAGACAGAGAAGGAATTCTTAGCCAAGGGTGCAACAGGAGTGAAACGGACGACCGGACAGCATCCAGGGGGGATTATCGTTATCCCTGAAAACATGGATGTTTACGACTTTACCCCAATTCAATTCCCGGCTGACGATGTGGAATCTGAATGGAAGACGACCCACTTCGATTTCCATTCCATCCACGATAACGTGTTGAAACTAGATATCCTTGGTCATGATGATCCGACCATGATCCGTAAGTTGCAGGATTTATCGGGTATCAACCCAACCGAAATCCCAATCGATGACCCAGAAGTTTATGAGTTATTCAACGGGACAGAGGTTTTAGGTGTCACAAAGGAACAAATCTATTCAAACACTGGTACATTAGGGATTCCCGAATTTGGGACCCGCTTCACTAGACAAATGCTTGAAGCAACCAAACCTTCTACCTTCGCCGAACTCCTACAAATCTCTGGACTATCGCATGGTACGGACGTTTGGTTAGGCAATGCCGAAGTACTTGTACGGGAAAAAGGGCTACCGCTAAGTGAGGTTATCGGTTGTCGTGATGATATCATGGTTTACTTAATCCACCGTGGCTTGCCGGAATCAGATGCCTTCCAAATTATGGAAAAAGTTCGTAAAGGTAAGGGGCTTTCTGACGAGCACAAGGCCATCATGCGGGAATACGACGTGCCGGAATGGTATATGGATTCATGTGAAAAGATTAAATACATGTTTCCTAAAGCCCATGCCGCTGCCTATGTATTGAACGCCATGCGGGTAGCTTGGTTTAAAGTAAAACACCCAATTTGGTACTATTGTGCCTACTTATCAGTACGGGCGAGTGACTTTGACCTAGTATCCATGTCGAACGGGAAAGAATCGACTAAGGCCAAAATTAACGAAATCAATGCCAAAGGAATGGAAGCTTCTACTAAAGAAAAACAATTGCTAACAGTCCTTGAGATTGTAAACGAGATGTGGGAACGTGGCTTTACCTTAAAAATGGTTGATATCAATAAATCTCATGCAACTGAATTTATTATTGAAGAGGACAATACGTTGATTGCACCTTTTAGAGCCATTGACGGTTTGGGTACAAACGTGGCCAAATCCATTGTTGCAGCACGTGAGGAATCACCATTTCTATCAAAAGAAGACTTACAAACTCGTGGTAAAGTGTCTAAATCATTGATTGAATACATGACCGAAAACCATGTATTAGATGGTTTACCAGACCAAAACCAATTATCACTATTTGATTTTTAA
- the rseP gene encoding RIP metalloprotease RseP — protein sequence MTTIIAFIFIFSVIVIVHEFGHYYFAKKAGILVREFSIGMGPKIFHYEAEETTYTLRILPIGGYVRMAGLEEMSDSLTKGMQVVIEQGEDGLVKTISLENEGQNFAGLPLEVWAADLEEDMFIEGIPYGSEEKVRYQVSKTANIVESDGTIVKVAPIERQFQSANIWQRLIVNLAGPMNNFILGVLAFILLAFMQGGVWSNEAEIGAVQEDSAAQAAGLEAGDQILSIDDQPVESFDDMQAIVQSNPDQSLTFTITRDGLEQDISVTPQATETESGETVGLIGAQRSQDNSFMAKITFGFTSAWTMITGIFSIIGSMFKTGFDINNFGGPVYMYQTTSQVVSFGMTGVISWLASLSINLGIVNLLPVPALDGGKIVLNLIELVRGKPLQAKTEGMINIVGAVLVIVLMIAVTWNDIMRMFG from the coding sequence ATGACGACTATTATCGCATTTATATTTATTTTTTCAGTCATCGTTATTGTCCATGAATTTGGGCACTATTATTTTGCCAAGAAAGCTGGCATCCTAGTCCGTGAATTCTCAATCGGTATGGGACCGAAAATTTTCCATTACGAAGCTGAAGAAACGACTTATACTTTACGCATCCTTCCAATCGGGGGTTACGTACGTATGGCAGGGTTGGAGGAAATGTCTGACAGTCTAACGAAAGGCATGCAAGTCGTCATTGAACAAGGTGAAGACGGCCTTGTAAAGACAATCTCTTTGGAAAATGAGGGCCAAAATTTTGCCGGCTTACCGCTAGAAGTTTGGGCAGCAGATTTAGAAGAAGACATGTTCATCGAAGGGATTCCTTACGGTAGCGAGGAAAAAGTACGCTACCAAGTGTCAAAAACAGCAAACATCGTTGAATCTGACGGAACAATCGTGAAAGTCGCGCCAATAGAACGTCAATTCCAATCTGCCAACATCTGGCAACGACTAATCGTTAATCTCGCTGGACCAATGAACAACTTTATCCTAGGTGTTCTAGCTTTCATACTACTAGCCTTCATGCAAGGCGGTGTTTGGTCAAACGAAGCTGAAATCGGTGCTGTTCAAGAAGATTCTGCAGCTCAAGCAGCAGGACTAGAGGCGGGTGACCAAATCTTGTCAATCGACGATCAACCGGTCGAATCATTCGACGATATGCAAGCTATTGTCCAATCAAACCCAGACCAATCACTTACTTTTACCATCACTCGAGACGGGCTAGAGCAAGATATTTCAGTAACTCCACAGGCAACTGAAACTGAATCGGGTGAAACAGTTGGTTTAATTGGCGCACAAAGAAGTCAAGATAATTCATTTATGGCTAAAATTACTTTTGGTTTTACTAGCGCGTGGACCATGATTACAGGTATTTTCTCTATAATTGGTAGTATGTTTAAAACTGGCTTTGACATCAACAATTTTGGTGGACCAGTTTACATGTACCAAACTACCTCGCAAGTCGTTTCCTTTGGGATGACAGGTGTTATTTCTTGGTTAGCTTCTTTAAGTATTAACCTAGGAATTGTCAATTTACTACCCGTACCAGCTTTAGATGGTGGTAAAATAGTTTTGAACCTGATCGAATTGGTCCGAGGTAAACCACTACAAGCTAAAACAGAAGGTATGATCAATATTGTAGGTGCAGTGCTTGTCATTGTGCTAATGATTGCTGTCACTTGGAACGATATTATGCGTATGTTTGGCTAG